Proteins encoded by one window of Rutidosis leptorrhynchoides isolate AG116_Rl617_1_P2 chromosome 7, CSIRO_AGI_Rlap_v1, whole genome shotgun sequence:
- the LOC139857770 gene encoding uncharacterized protein isoform X1, producing the protein MDSVLEFFYPKFILSVVGFWSLVSTYFLHLLGYVSFRKNGGSSKGISNDSEVVLTEAMEEKQDFLEVSSKENNGVDEKEDDTEDPEYSLTFKFPTFEEFSKKHKDLYADEKNFSENIDSHEVSMEPSEVDEHLNVLDEGQALEFIEMFDDQRVNALEDQECVVEKTMVEGSSEKKIEEVEEKEEIDTFTEDNLQKVADGSVDSFADSNIDSFSSNGPSSSTIDLHLEDRFLSDGDFELIFDEKVQKDKFLSENDFGAKSTNANGNKNTTANGNGNGKSLSNDTTNKLECLWEHQELIEQLKMEIKKVRAVGLPTIFEESESPPKMMEELKPWKIDEVYQHQHGGNKMGEVHKFYKSYRERMRKFDIFNYQKMYAIGFLQLKDPIWSPSSSKSSITEIATLFSQSYTAKKGKKQEDDPTIVFIKELQSDLEVVYVGQMCLSWEILHWQYEKALDIWESDPRGVRRFNEIEGEFQQFQVLMQRYVEDELFQGPRIQNYVKNRCVFRNLLQVPVIRDDHHSKNMTARNEVVTDITSDALVEILEESIRIFWRFVRADKYKRQAPVEFQQPEDAQLFMDLQKDLHKKEKKLKEQLRSGNCILKKLRSCREDDETEDQVLYFFCQVDLKLVSRVLQMSKLTGDQLIWCHNKLSKVSFVNKKIHVEPSFLLFPC; encoded by the exons TTTTTAGAGGTTTCAAGTAAAGAAAATAATGGGGTTGATGAAAAAGAAGATGACACTGAGGACCCTGAGTATTCACTTACTTTCAAGTTTCCAACTTTTGAGGAGTTCAGTAAAAAGCATAAAGATTTATATGCAGATGAGAAGAATTTTAGTGAAAATATTGATTCACATGAGGTTTCAATGGAACCTAGTGAAGTTGATGAACATTTGAATGTGTTGGATGAGGGTCAAGCCCTTGAATTTatagaaat GTTTGATGATCAAAGGGTCAATGCTTTGGAAGATCAAGAATGTGTTGTTGAGAAAACAATGGTTGAAGGTTCAAGTGAGAAAAAGATTGAGGAGGTAGAGGAAAAAGAAGAAATTGATACTTTTACTGAAGATAATTTGCAAAAAGTTGCAGATGGAAGTGTTGATTCATTTGCTGATTCAAATATTGATTCATTTAGTTCAAACGGTCCTAGTTCGTCAACAATCGATTTGCACCTTGAGGATAGATTCTTGTCTGATGGGGATTTCGAATTGATATTTGATGAAAAAGTTCAAAAGGATAAGTTCTTATCTGAAAATGACTTTGGTGCAAAATCAACTAATGCAAATGGGAATAAGAATACAACTGCAAATGGAAATGGGAATGGGAAGAGTTTATCAAATGATACAACAAACAAGTTAGAATGTTTGTGGGAACATCAGGAATTGATTGAGCAGTTAAAGATGGAGATCAAAAAGGTACGAGCGGTAGGGTTACCGACAATATTTGAAGAATCAGAATCACCTCCAAAGATGATGGAGGAGTTGAAGCCATGGAAAATTGACGAGGTGTACCAACATCAACATGGTGGAAATAAGATGGGTGAAGTTCACAAGTTTTACAAGAGCTATAGAGAAAGGATGCGTAAATTCGACATTTTCAATTACCAGAAAATGTATGCTATAG GCTTCTTGCAGTTAAAAGATCCAATTTGGTCACCTTCAAGTTCAAAATCTTCAATTACTGAAATAGCAACACTTTTTAGCCAAAGTTACACAGCTAAAAAAGGCAAGAAACAAGAAGACGACCCAACAATTGTGTTTATCAAAGAACTTCAGAGTGATCTTGAAGTCGTGTACGTTGGTCAAATGTGTCTTTCATGGGAAATCCTACATTGGCAATACGAAAAGGCGTTGGATATATGGGAATCTGACCCACGTGGGGTTCGAAGGTTTAATGAGATCGAAGGCGAGTTTCAACAATTTCAAGTGTTGATGCAAAGATACGTAGAAGATGAACTTTTTCAAGGTCCAAGAATCCAGAATTATGTTAAGAATCGTTGTGTGTTCCGTAATCTTCTACAAGTTCCCGTCATTAGAG ATGACCACCATTCGAAGAACATGACGGCCAGAAATGAAGTTGTAACTGATATAACAAGTGATGCACTGGTCGAGATTTTAGAGGAGTCAATCCGCATATTTTGGCGATTCGTTCGTGCTGACAAGTATAAAAGGCAAGCACCCGTTGAATTTCAACAACCCGAGGATGCTCAACTCTTCATGGATCTCCAAAAAGATTTACACAAG AAGGAAAAGAAACTGAAAGAACAATTGAGAAGTGGAAATTGCATACTAAAGAAATTAAGAAGTTGTAGAGAAGATGATGAAACTGAAGATCAAGTGCTTTACTTCTTTTGTCAAGTGGATTTGAAGTTAGTTTCAAGGGTGTTACAAATGTCAAAATTAACAGGTGACCAATTAATATGgtgtcataataaactaagtaaagTTAGTTTTGTCAACAAGAAGATCCATGTTGAACCTTCATTTTTGCTTTTTCCTTGCTAG
- the LOC139857770 gene encoding uncharacterized protein isoform X2, whose amino-acid sequence MEEKQDFLEVSSKENNGVDEKEDDTEDPEYSLTFKFPTFEEFSKKHKDLYADEKNFSENIDSHEVSMEPSEVDEHLNVLDEGQALEFIEMFDDQRVNALEDQECVVEKTMVEGSSEKKIEEVEEKEEIDTFTEDNLQKVADGSVDSFADSNIDSFSSNGPSSSTIDLHLEDRFLSDGDFELIFDEKVQKDKFLSENDFGAKSTNANGNKNTTANGNGNGKSLSNDTTNKLECLWEHQELIEQLKMEIKKVRAVGLPTIFEESESPPKMMEELKPWKIDEVYQHQHGGNKMGEVHKFYKSYRERMRKFDIFNYQKMYAIGFLQLKDPIWSPSSSKSSITEIATLFSQSYTAKKGKKQEDDPTIVFIKELQSDLEVVYVGQMCLSWEILHWQYEKALDIWESDPRGVRRFNEIEGEFQQFQVLMQRYVEDELFQGPRIQNYVKNRCVFRNLLQVPVIRDDHHSKNMTARNEVVTDITSDALVEILEESIRIFWRFVRADKYKRQAPVEFQQPEDAQLFMDLQKDLHKKEKKLKEQLRSGNCILKKLRSCREDDETEDQVLYFFCQVDLKLVSRVLQMSKLTGDQLIWCHNKLSKVSFVNKKIHVEPSFLLFPC is encoded by the exons TTTTTAGAGGTTTCAAGTAAAGAAAATAATGGGGTTGATGAAAAAGAAGATGACACTGAGGACCCTGAGTATTCACTTACTTTCAAGTTTCCAACTTTTGAGGAGTTCAGTAAAAAGCATAAAGATTTATATGCAGATGAGAAGAATTTTAGTGAAAATATTGATTCACATGAGGTTTCAATGGAACCTAGTGAAGTTGATGAACATTTGAATGTGTTGGATGAGGGTCAAGCCCTTGAATTTatagaaat GTTTGATGATCAAAGGGTCAATGCTTTGGAAGATCAAGAATGTGTTGTTGAGAAAACAATGGTTGAAGGTTCAAGTGAGAAAAAGATTGAGGAGGTAGAGGAAAAAGAAGAAATTGATACTTTTACTGAAGATAATTTGCAAAAAGTTGCAGATGGAAGTGTTGATTCATTTGCTGATTCAAATATTGATTCATTTAGTTCAAACGGTCCTAGTTCGTCAACAATCGATTTGCACCTTGAGGATAGATTCTTGTCTGATGGGGATTTCGAATTGATATTTGATGAAAAAGTTCAAAAGGATAAGTTCTTATCTGAAAATGACTTTGGTGCAAAATCAACTAATGCAAATGGGAATAAGAATACAACTGCAAATGGAAATGGGAATGGGAAGAGTTTATCAAATGATACAACAAACAAGTTAGAATGTTTGTGGGAACATCAGGAATTGATTGAGCAGTTAAAGATGGAGATCAAAAAGGTACGAGCGGTAGGGTTACCGACAATATTTGAAGAATCAGAATCACCTCCAAAGATGATGGAGGAGTTGAAGCCATGGAAAATTGACGAGGTGTACCAACATCAACATGGTGGAAATAAGATGGGTGAAGTTCACAAGTTTTACAAGAGCTATAGAGAAAGGATGCGTAAATTCGACATTTTCAATTACCAGAAAATGTATGCTATAG GCTTCTTGCAGTTAAAAGATCCAATTTGGTCACCTTCAAGTTCAAAATCTTCAATTACTGAAATAGCAACACTTTTTAGCCAAAGTTACACAGCTAAAAAAGGCAAGAAACAAGAAGACGACCCAACAATTGTGTTTATCAAAGAACTTCAGAGTGATCTTGAAGTCGTGTACGTTGGTCAAATGTGTCTTTCATGGGAAATCCTACATTGGCAATACGAAAAGGCGTTGGATATATGGGAATCTGACCCACGTGGGGTTCGAAGGTTTAATGAGATCGAAGGCGAGTTTCAACAATTTCAAGTGTTGATGCAAAGATACGTAGAAGATGAACTTTTTCAAGGTCCAAGAATCCAGAATTATGTTAAGAATCGTTGTGTGTTCCGTAATCTTCTACAAGTTCCCGTCATTAGAG ATGACCACCATTCGAAGAACATGACGGCCAGAAATGAAGTTGTAACTGATATAACAAGTGATGCACTGGTCGAGATTTTAGAGGAGTCAATCCGCATATTTTGGCGATTCGTTCGTGCTGACAAGTATAAAAGGCAAGCACCCGTTGAATTTCAACAACCCGAGGATGCTCAACTCTTCATGGATCTCCAAAAAGATTTACACAAG AAGGAAAAGAAACTGAAAGAACAATTGAGAAGTGGAAATTGCATACTAAAGAAATTAAGAAGTTGTAGAGAAGATGATGAAACTGAAGATCAAGTGCTTTACTTCTTTTGTCAAGTGGATTTGAAGTTAGTTTCAAGGGTGTTACAAATGTCAAAATTAACAGGTGACCAATTAATATGgtgtcataataaactaagtaaagTTAGTTTTGTCAACAAGAAGATCCATGTTGAACCTTCATTTTTGCTTTTTCCTTGCTAG